A single region of the Oenococcus kitaharae DSM 17330 genome encodes:
- a CDS encoding NAD(P)H-hydrate dehydratase, giving the protein MQKKILKSDILKEVIKERPSHSNKTNYGRILLICGSKPFGGAAIMATKSVVNTGAGLVTLASDPINRTAMLSTIPEAMFADYYDRKNLSNMTKKADVILIGSGLEDSDFSEELIQETFSILTANQFLVIDGTALSMIGKRHLRIPQKPTSVLTPHQGEWERMTGLKVSEQTADANFLEMQKIGADYLILKSNASEIYAQKNPDQYNQLTIGGPFQAVGGMGDTLAGIVAGFLGQFRHDPFLTIQAAAYLHSWIAKQLSKQNYIALPTRISDQIPSAMRQITLASEQNN; this is encoded by the coding sequence ATGCAAAAAAAAATCCTAAAATCTGACATATTAAAAGAAGTTATCAAAGAACGTCCATCACATTCTAACAAGACTAATTACGGCCGTATTCTGTTGATTTGTGGGAGTAAACCATTCGGTGGTGCTGCGATTATGGCAACTAAATCAGTGGTAAATACCGGCGCTGGTTTAGTTACTCTTGCTTCTGACCCGATTAACCGCACCGCAATGCTATCCACTATTCCTGAAGCTATGTTTGCTGATTATTATGATCGGAAAAATTTGTCGAACATGACCAAAAAAGCCGACGTCATTTTGATCGGCTCAGGCTTGGAAGATTCAGATTTTTCAGAGGAACTCATACAAGAAACCTTCAGTATTTTAACAGCGAATCAATTTTTAGTCATCGATGGCACAGCACTATCAATGATCGGTAAACGGCATCTTCGTATACCACAGAAGCCGACAAGTGTTCTGACGCCGCACCAAGGAGAATGGGAACGTATGACAGGGCTAAAGGTGTCAGAGCAGACCGCTGATGCCAATTTTTTGGAGATGCAAAAAATTGGAGCAGACTACCTAATTTTAAAAAGCAATGCAAGTGAGATCTACGCCCAAAAAAATCCTGACCAATATAATCAGCTCACGATTGGTGGTCCCTTTCAAGCTGTCGGAGGAATGGGAGACACGCTAGCCGGTATCGTTGCCGGATTTCTTGGGCAGTTTCGACACGACCCCTTTTTGACCATTCAAGCGGCTGCTTATTTACATAGTTGGATTGCAAAACAATTAAGCAAACAAAACTATATTGCCTTGCCCACACGCATTTCCGATCAGATCCCGTCAGCTATGAGACAAATCACGCTTGCCAGCGAGCAAAATAATTGA
- a CDS encoding D-serine ammonia-lyase has translation MAEILSHIKLNMDEGLLKKLCDYQETFWLNPDYGKNSLSTSEVNKETVFRANRLLERFAPYLETVFPETKVSKGIIESPIQEIQNIKEYLSIPGRVLIKRDDLMPVSGSIKSRGGIYEVLVFAEKLAAQNGFNPDTDDYRDLAQDRFKKIFGQWKIEVASTGNLGLSVGLMASTLGFKARVHMSHDATQWKINKLRQNGVEVVIYNDNFSNSVTMARAASEKDDHSYFVDDEGSKILFAGYATAGERVKQQISDLGIEVSKEKPLVVYLPAGVGGSPSGVAFGLKIQFGDSVLPIFVEPTHMPSVLLGMASGLNHDISVYDVGIDGKTAADGLAVGRPSLIAGKYMRNKLFGIATVSDEHMFAFQGMLKKLENIEAEPSAVVGIRGLLASQKIKTIPSQATHMIWSTGGSMVPRATMDQYERNALNYFARWQA, from the coding sequence ATGGCTGAAATTTTATCACATATTAAATTAAACATGGATGAAGGTTTATTGAAAAAGCTGTGTGATTATCAGGAAACCTTCTGGCTCAACCCAGATTACGGTAAAAATTCATTATCTACTAGTGAGGTTAATAAGGAAACGGTATTTCGGGCAAATCGCTTGCTTGAACGATTTGCCCCTTATTTGGAAACTGTCTTTCCAGAAACAAAAGTTAGCAAGGGAATTATTGAGTCGCCTATACAAGAAATACAAAATATTAAAGAATATTTGTCTATTCCTGGTCGTGTTTTGATTAAGAGAGATGATTTAATGCCTGTCAGTGGGTCAATTAAGAGCCGCGGGGGAATTTACGAAGTACTGGTCTTTGCAGAAAAATTAGCTGCGCAAAACGGCTTTAATCCTGACACTGATGATTATCGGGATTTAGCTCAAGACCGATTTAAAAAAATTTTTGGACAATGGAAAATTGAAGTAGCTAGCACTGGGAACCTGGGTCTTAGCGTCGGTTTAATGGCAAGTACGTTAGGATTCAAGGCACGCGTACATATGTCGCATGACGCCACTCAATGGAAGATCAATAAACTTCGGCAAAATGGTGTGGAAGTCGTCATTTATAACGATAATTTTTCAAATTCAGTGACTATGGCCAGGGCTGCATCCGAGAAAGATGATCATAGCTATTTCGTTGATGACGAAGGATCAAAAATTTTATTTGCTGGTTATGCAACAGCGGGTGAACGAGTTAAACAACAAATTTCTGATTTAGGCATCGAGGTATCAAAAGAGAAACCCTTGGTCGTGTATTTGCCTGCTGGTGTTGGTGGCTCGCCAAGCGGTGTTGCTTTCGGCCTAAAGATTCAATTTGGTGATAGCGTTTTACCTATTTTTGTAGAACCGACACATATGCCTTCGGTTTTGCTTGGTATGGCCAGCGGACTTAACCATGATATTTCAGTTTACGATGTAGGCATTGATGGCAAAACTGCAGCTGATGGATTAGCAGTTGGACGTCCTTCTCTTATTGCTGGCAAATATATGCGGAATAAGTTATTTGGAATTGCAACTGTTTCTGATGAGCACATGTTTGCTTTCCAAGGCATGTTGAAAAAATTAGAAAATATTGAGGCTGAACCTTCTGCGGTTGTTGGTATACGTGGGTTATTAGCCTCTCAGAAGATCAAGACTATCCCATCGCAAGCGACACATATGATCTGGTCTACTGGTGGTTCAATGGTTCCTCGAGCAACGATGGATCAATATGAAAGAAATGCACTCAATTATTTTGCTCGCTGGCAAGCGTGA
- the rpoC gene encoding DNA-directed RNA polymerase subunit beta', translating into MAIDVNKFESMQIGLASPAKIREWSYGEVKKPETINYRTLKAERDGLFDERIFGPIKDYECACGKYKRIRYKGIVCDRCGVEVTSSKVRRERMGHIELAAPVTHIWYFKGIPSRMGLILDMSPRSLEEIIYFASYVVINPGSTPLEKKQLITEAEYRQYVDQYGADAFDAKMGAEAIKELLAEVDLAKQAKELKAELKEATGQKRTRAVRRLDIVEAFLQSGNKPEWMVLDVIPVIPPDLRPMVQLEGGRFATSDLNDLYRRVINRNNRLKRLLDLNAPGIIVQNEKRMLQEAVDALIDNGRRGRPVAGPGNRPLKSLSHLLKGKQGRFRQNLLGKRVDYSGRSVIDVGPFLKMNQMGLPRQMAVELFKPFIYNRLIELGTDNGGANNLRSARRLVERHEDVVQDVLEQVVKEHPVLLNRAPTLHRLGIQAFEPVLVSGKAMRLHPLVTTAYNADFDGDQMAIHVPLSDEAQAEARLLMLAASHILAPKDGKPIVAPSQDMTIGNYYLTTEEAGIKGEGMVFTSSDEVKIALQNHEVELHTRIGIATSSFGPDKPFSDQQRSRIMVTSVGKVLFNEILPKDFPFVNEPKAANFDAIDDRFFLEPGTDIHEWLKNEALNDPFKSGFLSDIIAQIYARYQVTRTSVLLDDMKDLGYDISTRSGLTVAMSDVTELPQKAQVIKEAHEKVAAITKQFRRGLLTDDERYIQVTQTWSDAQDKIKSMLIASFDKKNPIFMMSDSGARGNISNFVQLAGMRGLMAAPNGKVIELPVTANFREGLSVLEMFISTHGARKGMTDTALKTANSGYLTRRLVDVAQEVIVREEDCGTDRGLDVSAIMDGNEVIEPLYDRILGRYAMKAVIDEKTGEVIVDKNEMIDEAVANKIIDAGVQTVTIRSIFTCRTEHGVCVKCYGRNMATGDIVEVGEAVGTVAAQSIGEPGTQLTMRTFHTGGVAMSEDITQGLPRVQEIFEARNPKGRAEISEVTGKVTSIEENPADRSKTITIEGETDTRQYVLPISARLRVAEGDEIHRSEAINEGPLDPKELIKVSSALKTENYMLAEVQKVYRMQGVGIADKHVEVMVRQMLRKVRVMDPGQTDLLPGELLDIADFRRANSKAILSGQTAATSRPVLLGITKASLETNSFLSAASFQETTRVLTDAAIRGKNDPLVGLKENVIIGKVIPAGTGVAAYRHIKDEVVAAPVEPLEKIPTLDELQKNFDKKAPAK; encoded by the coding sequence TTGGCAATAGACGTTAATAAATTTGAATCTATGCAAATCGGTCTCGCTTCACCTGCTAAGATCCGTGAATGGTCTTATGGTGAAGTGAAAAAGCCGGAAACGATTAACTATCGTACGTTAAAAGCTGAACGTGATGGTCTTTTTGACGAAAGAATTTTCGGACCGATCAAAGACTATGAATGTGCCTGTGGTAAATACAAGCGAATCCGTTATAAGGGAATCGTTTGTGATCGTTGTGGTGTTGAAGTGACAAGTTCCAAAGTACGTCGTGAGCGTATGGGGCATATCGAACTTGCTGCACCAGTGACACACATCTGGTACTTCAAGGGTATTCCTAGCCGTATGGGCTTGATTCTTGATATGAGCCCGCGCTCCCTTGAAGAAATCATTTACTTCGCTAGCTATGTTGTCATAAATCCTGGCAGTACACCGTTGGAGAAAAAGCAGCTGATCACTGAAGCCGAGTATCGTCAGTACGTTGACCAATACGGTGCAGATGCTTTTGATGCCAAGATGGGTGCTGAGGCTATCAAGGAATTGTTGGCTGAAGTAGATTTGGCTAAACAGGCTAAAGAATTAAAGGCTGAATTAAAGGAAGCAACTGGTCAAAAGCGGACTCGTGCAGTTCGTCGTTTGGACATTGTTGAAGCCTTCTTGCAGTCTGGCAACAAACCTGAATGGATGGTTTTGGATGTTATTCCAGTTATTCCACCAGATTTGCGCCCAATGGTTCAGTTGGAAGGCGGCCGTTTTGCCACTTCTGACTTGAATGATCTCTACCGTCGTGTCATTAACCGTAACAATCGTTTGAAGCGGCTGCTCGATTTGAATGCACCTGGTATTATTGTGCAAAACGAAAAACGTATGCTGCAAGAAGCTGTTGATGCCTTGATTGATAATGGCCGTCGCGGACGTCCAGTCGCTGGTCCCGGAAATCGTCCTTTGAAATCGCTTTCTCATTTGCTGAAGGGCAAGCAAGGACGTTTCCGCCAGAACTTGTTAGGAAAGCGTGTTGATTATTCCGGCCGTTCTGTTATCGATGTTGGTCCCTTCTTGAAGATGAACCAGATGGGTCTTCCTCGCCAGATGGCTGTTGAATTATTCAAGCCCTTTATCTATAATCGCTTGATTGAATTAGGCACTGACAATGGTGGCGCAAACAACTTGCGTTCTGCACGTCGTTTGGTTGAGCGGCACGAAGATGTTGTTCAAGATGTTTTGGAACAAGTTGTTAAGGAACATCCAGTTTTGTTGAACCGTGCACCAACTTTGCATCGTCTTGGCATTCAAGCTTTTGAGCCAGTCCTGGTTTCTGGTAAAGCGATGCGTTTGCATCCTTTGGTAACAACTGCTTATAACGCCGATTTCGATGGCGATCAAATGGCGATTCATGTGCCTTTGTCCGATGAAGCACAAGCTGAAGCACGTTTGCTGATGCTGGCTGCTTCACATATCTTGGCACCTAAGGATGGAAAACCAATTGTGGCTCCGTCTCAAGATATGACGATTGGTAATTATTACTTGACGACTGAAGAAGCCGGTATCAAGGGTGAAGGCATGGTCTTTACTTCATCTGATGAAGTAAAGATTGCTTTACAGAATCACGAAGTTGAATTGCACACACGTATAGGTATTGCTACTTCGAGTTTTGGCCCGGACAAACCTTTCTCTGATCAGCAACGTTCTAGAATCATGGTAACCTCTGTTGGTAAAGTCCTTTTTAATGAAATTCTGCCGAAAGATTTTCCGTTTGTTAATGAACCAAAAGCTGCAAACTTTGATGCTATTGATGATCGTTTCTTCCTCGAACCTGGTACCGATATTCACGAATGGCTGAAGAATGAAGCTCTCAATGATCCGTTCAAGTCTGGTTTCTTGTCTGATATCATTGCTCAGATTTACGCTCGTTATCAAGTGACCCGCACATCTGTTTTGCTGGATGATATGAAGGACTTGGGTTATGACATTTCGACACGTTCCGGCCTGACAGTTGCGATGTCAGATGTTACAGAACTGCCTCAGAAAGCCCAGGTTATTAAAGAAGCTCACGAGAAAGTAGCTGCCATTACAAAACAGTTCCGTCGCGGTTTGTTAACTGATGATGAACGTTATATTCAAGTGACACAGACTTGGTCAGATGCGCAGGATAAGATCAAATCTATGCTGATCGCATCTTTCGATAAGAAGAACCCAATCTTTATGATGAGTGATTCTGGTGCCCGTGGTAACATTTCTAACTTCGTGCAGCTTGCTGGTATGCGTGGCTTAATGGCCGCACCAAACGGTAAAGTTATTGAACTTCCTGTTACAGCTAACTTCCGTGAGGGTCTCTCTGTTTTGGAAATGTTTATTTCAACTCATGGTGCTCGTAAAGGAATGACTGATACAGCTTTGAAGACTGCTAACTCTGGTTATCTGACACGTCGTTTGGTTGATGTTGCTCAAGAAGTGATTGTTCGTGAGGAAGACTGCGGCACGGACCGTGGCTTGGATGTCTCGGCGATCATGGATGGCAATGAAGTAATTGAGCCACTGTACGACCGAATTCTGGGTCGTTATGCAATGAAGGCCGTTATTGACGAAAAGACTGGTGAAGTCATCGTTGATAAAAACGAGATGATCGATGAAGCCGTCGCCAACAAAATTATTGATGCTGGTGTTCAAACAGTTACTATTCGTTCCATCTTTACATGCCGTACGGAACATGGTGTCTGTGTCAAATGTTACGGCCGCAACATGGCCACTGGCGACATCGTCGAAGTTGGTGAAGCTGTGGGTACTGTTGCTGCTCAATCTATTGGCGAACCCGGTACTCAATTGACTATGCGTACATTCCATACTGGTGGTGTTGCCATGTCTGAAGATATTACGCAAGGTCTTCCTCGTGTCCAAGAAATTTTTGAGGCCCGTAATCCAAAAGGACGTGCTGAAATTTCTGAAGTAACTGGAAAAGTCACTAGTATTGAAGAGAACCCTGCTGATCGCAGCAAGACGATTACGATTGAAGGAGAGACTGATACACGTCAATATGTGCTGCCAATCTCTGCTCGTCTGCGCGTTGCTGAAGGTGATGAAATTCACCGTTCTGAAGCGATCAATGAAGGACCTTTGGATCCTAAGGAATTAATCAAGGTTTCTAGTGCTTTGAAGACTGAAAACTATATGTTAGCCGAAGTCCAAAAAGTTTATCGTATGCAAGGTGTTGGTATTGCTGACAAACATGTCGAGGTTATGGTTCGGCAGATGCTCAGAAAGGTCCGGGTCATGGATCCAGGCCAGACAGATTTGCTCCCAGGAGAATTGCTTGATATTGCCGATTTCCGTCGTGCCAATAGTAAAGCAATCTTATCTGGCCAAACGGCCGCAACTTCTCGTCCAGTTTTGCTTGGTATTACCAAGGCATCTTTGGAAACTAATTCCTTCTTGTCGGCCGCATCATTCCAGGAGACTACACGTGTCCTGACAGATGCTGCTATCCGTGGCAAAAATGATCCTCTAGTAGGTTTGAAGGAAAATGTCATCATTGGTAAGGTTATCCCTGCAGGAACCGGTGTTGCCGCATATCGTCATATTAAAGACGAAGTGGTGGCTGCACCAGTGGAACCTTTAGAGAAAATCCCGACTCTTGATGAACTCCAGAAGAATTTTGATAAAAAAGCCCCTGCCAAATAA
- a CDS encoding DNA-directed RNA polymerase subunit beta — MVAHNVKINKHVTRRSYSSAKEVLEIPPLTEVQTASYKWFLDKGIREMFNDIMPIEDFAGKLSLEYVDYSLGEPKYTLKESREQGVNYAAPLHVTLRLTNKETGEIKSQDVYFGEFPLMTEYGSFVINGAERVVVSQLVRSPGIYYNEDTDKTGKTVFGTTVIPNRGAWLELDTDAKGIANIRIDRTRKLPITELIRSFGFGSDSEIQDIFGDDVESLNLAIEKDVHKDASMSRVGEALEDIYERLRPGEPKTIDSSRSLLAARFFDPKRYDLGNVGRYKVNKKLSLKSRLLGQTLAEDILDEQGNVLVAKNTEIDKKAMKLLSPLLDKDDFKMTVLQPDEEGVLPDPIKLQVIKIFSKNDPTKAVKLIGNGHIDESIHHILPADILAGMNYFFNLQEGIGATDDIDHLGNRRIRSVGELLENQFRIGLTRMERVVRERMSIQDSDTVTPQQLINIRPVVAAVKEFFGSSQLSQFMDQTNPLGELNHKRRLSALGPGGLTRDRAGYEVRDVHYSHYGRIDPIETPEGPNIGLITSLAVYGRINEYGFIETPYRRVDWDTHKVTDKIDYLTADVEDNYTIAQANSELNDDGSFVNATVTARHGDNNIETPIEDVDYMDVSPKQVVAVSTAAIPFLENDDSNRALMGANMQRQAVPLVAPHSPIVGTGIEYRAAVDSGLAQIDEAKGTVEYVDGRDIKVREDDGNLHEYPLMKFQRSNGGKNYNQTPIVKVGETVEKGDVLADGPSMENGELALGQNPIIAFMTWHGYNFEDAIVLNERLVRDDVYTSIHIEEHESEARDTKLGPEEITREIPNVGEDQLKDLDDSGIIRIGAEVEDGDILVGKITPKGVTELSAEERLLHAIFGEKAREVRDTSLRVPHGGGGIVQDVEIFTRDNGDELAPGVNMMVRVFIAQKRKIQVGDKMAGRHGNKGTVSVVVPEEDMPFMPDGTPIDILLSPMGVPSRMNIGQILELHLGMAARKLGIKVMTPVFDGASDDEIIDALKEAGLDEDGKTVLYDGQTGEAFDNRISVGVMHYMKLAHMVDDKIHARSIGPYSLVTQQPLGGKAQFGGQRFGEMEVWALEAYGAAYTLQEIMTYKSDDVRGRNKVFESIVKGQAIPKPGVPESFRVLVKELQALGLDTKVLDGKGQEVRMAQMDEDDNVATVDALEQIAKEKPDLFKGDDDDKPRIAAKNLDEENI, encoded by the coding sequence TTGGTTGCACACAACGTGAAGATAAACAAGCATGTCACTCGACGCAGTTACTCTTCTGCTAAAGAAGTGCTTGAAATCCCGCCATTGACCGAAGTCCAGACTGCGTCTTACAAGTGGTTTTTGGATAAGGGCATTCGGGAAATGTTTAACGATATCATGCCGATTGAAGATTTTGCCGGCAAACTGTCACTTGAATATGTTGACTATTCATTAGGAGAACCAAAGTATACGTTAAAAGAATCGCGTGAGCAGGGAGTTAATTACGCTGCACCGCTTCATGTGACTTTGCGTTTGACGAACAAAGAGACTGGCGAAATCAAATCGCAGGATGTTTACTTTGGTGAATTTCCGCTGATGACCGAATATGGTTCTTTTGTGATTAACGGCGCTGAGCGTGTCGTTGTTTCACAGCTTGTTCGTTCCCCCGGGATTTATTACAACGAAGATACCGATAAGACTGGCAAGACTGTTTTTGGCACAACTGTGATTCCTAATCGTGGTGCTTGGTTGGAATTGGATACTGATGCCAAAGGGATTGCCAATATTCGTATCGACCGTACCCGTAAACTGCCAATCACAGAATTGATCCGTTCATTTGGCTTTGGTTCTGATTCAGAAATTCAGGATATCTTTGGTGATGATGTTGAATCTTTGAATTTGGCTATTGAAAAAGATGTTCATAAGGATGCTTCGATGTCACGTGTTGGCGAGGCCTTGGAAGATATTTATGAGCGTTTGCGTCCTGGTGAGCCAAAGACGATCGATTCCTCTCGTTCTCTATTGGCAGCACGTTTCTTTGATCCAAAGCGTTATGATCTTGGCAACGTGGGCCGCTACAAGGTTAATAAAAAGCTTTCGTTGAAATCTCGTCTTTTAGGTCAGACCTTGGCTGAAGATATTCTTGATGAACAAGGCAATGTCTTGGTTGCCAAGAATACAGAGATCGATAAAAAAGCCATGAAACTGCTTTCGCCGTTATTAGATAAAGACGATTTTAAGATGACTGTTTTGCAGCCTGACGAAGAAGGTGTTCTGCCTGATCCGATCAAATTGCAGGTTATTAAGATTTTTAGTAAGAATGATCCAACTAAAGCAGTTAAATTAATCGGAAACGGCCATATTGACGAATCAATTCATCACATTCTGCCTGCCGATATTTTGGCTGGTATGAATTATTTCTTTAACTTGCAAGAAGGTATCGGTGCGACCGATGATATTGACCATTTGGGCAATCGCCGTATCCGTTCTGTTGGCGAGTTATTGGAGAACCAATTTAGAATTGGCTTGACACGTATGGAGCGTGTGGTTCGCGAGCGTATGTCTATCCAGGATTCTGATACTGTGACACCTCAGCAGTTAATCAACATCCGCCCTGTTGTGGCGGCTGTCAAAGAATTCTTTGGTTCTTCTCAGCTTTCACAATTTATGGATCAGACCAACCCACTTGGTGAGTTGAACCATAAGCGTCGTTTGTCAGCCTTGGGACCTGGTGGATTGACACGTGATCGTGCTGGTTATGAAGTTCGTGATGTTCATTATTCACACTATGGCCGAATTGACCCGATTGAAACGCCAGAAGGTCCGAACATCGGTTTGATTACGTCACTGGCTGTCTATGGCCGGATTAATGAATACGGTTTTATTGAGACACCTTACCGTCGTGTTGACTGGGATACACATAAAGTCACAGACAAGATCGATTATTTGACGGCCGATGTCGAAGATAATTACACGATTGCACAAGCGAACTCGGAATTAAATGATGATGGTTCTTTCGTTAATGCGACCGTTACTGCACGTCATGGTGACAACAACATTGAAACGCCAATCGAAGATGTTGATTATATGGATGTTTCTCCTAAACAGGTTGTAGCCGTTTCGACTGCTGCGATTCCTTTCTTGGAAAACGATGATTCCAACCGTGCTTTGATGGGTGCTAATATGCAGCGTCAGGCTGTTCCGTTGGTTGCACCGCATTCGCCGATCGTCGGTACTGGTATTGAATACCGTGCCGCTGTCGATTCAGGATTAGCTCAGATCGATGAAGCCAAAGGAACTGTTGAATATGTCGATGGCCGTGATATCAAAGTTCGTGAGGATGATGGCAATCTGCACGAATATCCATTGATGAAGTTCCAGCGCTCTAATGGCGGCAAAAATTATAACCAAACACCTATCGTCAAAGTTGGCGAGACTGTCGAAAAAGGCGATGTCTTAGCTGATGGGCCTTCGATGGAAAATGGCGAACTGGCTCTTGGCCAGAACCCAATTATTGCCTTTATGACTTGGCATGGCTACAACTTCGAAGATGCGATCGTCTTAAACGAACGCCTCGTTCGTGATGATGTTTATACTTCTATCCATATTGAAGAACATGAATCAGAGGCACGTGATACAAAGTTAGGACCTGAAGAGATTACTCGCGAGATTCCTAACGTTGGTGAAGATCAGCTTAAAGATCTTGATGATTCCGGAATCATTCGTATTGGTGCCGAAGTCGAAGACGGCGATATTCTGGTTGGTAAAATTACACCAAAGGGTGTGACCGAATTATCGGCTGAAGAGCGCCTGCTGCATGCTATCTTTGGTGAAAAAGCCCGCGAAGTTCGTGATACTTCTTTGCGTGTTCCTCATGGCGGCGGCGGAATTGTCCAAGATGTTGAAATCTTCACACGTGATAATGGTGATGAATTAGCACCCGGTGTTAACATGATGGTTCGTGTCTTTATTGCCCAGAAACGCAAGATTCAAGTTGGTGATAAGATGGCCGGACGTCATGGAAATAAGGGAACTGTTTCAGTTGTTGTTCCTGAAGAAGACATGCCGTTCATGCCTGACGGTACGCCGATTGATATTCTGCTTTCACCAATGGGTGTGCCATCTCGTATGAACATTGGACAAATTTTGGAACTGCATCTTGGCATGGCAGCCAGAAAATTGGGTATTAAAGTTATGACACCGGTCTTTGATGGTGCCTCTGATGATGAAATTATTGATGCCTTAAAAGAGGCTGGTCTAGATGAAGACGGTAAGACCGTTCTTTATGACGGTCAGACTGGCGAAGCTTTTGATAATCGTATTTCCGTCGGTGTTATGCACTATATGAAGCTGGCCCACATGGTTGATGATAAAATCCATGCACGTTCAATCGGACCTTATTCGTTGGTTACACAACAGCCTTTGGGTGGTAAAGCCCAGTTTGGCGGCCAGCGTTTCGGCGAAATGGAAGTTTGGGCACTTGAAGCTTATGGTGCTGCCTATACTTTGCAGGAAATCATGACCTATAAGTCTGATGATGTGCGCGGTCGTAATAAGGTATTTGAGTCCATTGTTAAAGGACAAGCTATTCCAAAGCCCGGCGTTCCCGAATCTTTCCGTGTCCTTGTTAAAGAATTACAAGCCTTAGGTCTTGATACCAAAGTGCTGGACGGCAAGGGTCAAGAAGTTCGTATGGCGCAGATGGACGAGGACGATAATGTTGCCACGGTTGATGCTCTTGAACAAATCGCTAAAGAAAAACCTGACTTGTTTAAAGGCGATGACGATGACAAACCTCGCATTGCAGCAAAAAATCTCGATGAAGAAAATATATAA
- a CDS encoding cold-shock protein, whose product METGTVKWFNADKGYGFITRDNGGDVFVHFSAIQTDGFKSLDEGQKVTFEVEDGQRGPQAINVNKVN is encoded by the coding sequence ATGGAAACAGGTACAGTTAAATGGTTTAATGCCGATAAAGGCTATGGTTTTATCACTCGTGATAATGGTGGAGATGTCTTCGTACATTTCTCTGCTATTCAGACTGATGGCTTCAAGTCATTGGATGAAGGCCAAAAGGTTACGTTTGAAGTTGAAGACGGACAGCGTGGACCGCAAGCTATCAACGTTAACAAAGTTAACTAA
- a CDS encoding DUF4811 domain-containing protein, whose product MIFLLVIFFTAAAFVSWMLIKHAFPRWFFGLIFTGLLLASVILMTLNMSRHFGMNRSVTTQKQEIYSMAGSKLAAGILATTKNKNIGSDLDIYLYKDQAGSQQTKTSVPNIHRTISFEGADSNRAYKVTHTYRWHYNGALSRVLFGIGHLDRVISRQEVVFQIPSQQWIQLTSDQLRRLQNLLANPAKITDAKVSMLLSASSQALLNGRSNQAARMQVAAIRELLSIAPSAADKKLAKQLSSSAAASSRAQALSSSIAASQAASVSASLAADAQAQAASAAQSQAAADSAASAQTQVSASSSAGNSSSGTTNTP is encoded by the coding sequence ATGATTTTTCTATTAGTCATTTTTTTCACTGCTGCGGCCTTCGTTAGTTGGATGCTGATTAAACATGCGTTTCCCCGCTGGTTCTTTGGACTGATCTTCACTGGCCTGCTATTAGCCAGCGTGATCTTGATGACCTTGAATATGAGCAGGCATTTTGGTATGAACCGCAGCGTTACAACGCAAAAGCAAGAGATTTATTCGATGGCCGGCAGCAAGCTGGCAGCTGGGATCTTAGCTACGACGAAAAATAAGAATATTGGGAGCGACTTGGACATTTATTTATACAAAGACCAAGCAGGATCCCAACAGACTAAAACAAGCGTGCCGAATATTCATCGTACAATTTCCTTTGAAGGTGCTGATTCGAATCGCGCATATAAAGTCACACATACTTATCGTTGGCACTATAACGGTGCTCTATCACGGGTTTTGTTTGGAATTGGTCATTTGGATCGGGTTATTAGCCGGCAGGAGGTTGTTTTCCAAATTCCATCTCAGCAATGGATTCAGCTCACAAGCGATCAGCTTCGACGGCTACAGAATCTGTTGGCAAATCCAGCCAAGATAACTGATGCAAAAGTATCGATGCTATTATCGGCCTCCTCTCAAGCATTGCTAAACGGCCGGAGTAATCAAGCTGCGCGCATGCAAGTTGCGGCCATTCGAGAATTATTGTCAATCGCCCCAAGTGCAGCTGATAAAAAATTAGCCAAACAGCTATCCTCGTCTGCCGCTGCCTCAAGCCGAGCTCAAGCGCTGTCCTCTAGCATCGCCGCTTCGCAAGCTGCATCAGTTTCTGCATCATTGGCTGCGGATGCCCAAGCTCAAGCCGCGTCTGCTGCTCAGTCTCAGGCTGCAGCTGATTCTGCAGCATCGGCTCAAACGCAAGTATCAGCATCGAGCTCAGCAGGGAACTCAAGTAGTGGCACAACGAATACACCTTAA